The following proteins are co-located in the Deinococcus sp. KNUC1210 genome:
- a CDS encoding SDR family oxidoreductase translates to MSTDDSTPPTRRKVLGKIGTGLAFAFATPALARQTATPTTGARPPAQSIVRDPVTQYVRPPFAKQTQPWPGLASKMVPPPDHGEKSYQGTGRLTGRRALITGGDSGIGRAVAIAFAREGADVAINYLPAEESDAREVVALIRAAGRKAVAIPGDIRSEAFCQQLVAQAARELGGLDILVNNAARQHSVDSILDLTTEQFDWTLKTNLYAMFWITKAALPHFQPGAAIINTASEQAYDPSPNLLDYAQTKAAIVNFSKSLARQLAHRGIRVNAVAPGPIWTPLQPSGGQKPDKLPTFGADTPMGRPGQPAELAPAYVTLASQESSYATGQVYGVNGGNALP, encoded by the coding sequence ATGTCTACAGACGATTCCACGCCCCCGACCCGCCGCAAGGTACTGGGTAAGATCGGTACCGGGCTGGCGTTCGCCTTCGCCACACCTGCTCTCGCCCGCCAGACGGCGACGCCCACCACCGGGGCGCGGCCTCCGGCACAGTCCATCGTGCGCGATCCGGTCACGCAGTATGTCCGGCCGCCGTTTGCCAAGCAGACGCAGCCGTGGCCCGGTCTGGCGAGCAAGATGGTGCCGCCGCCCGACCACGGCGAGAAGAGTTATCAGGGCACCGGAAGGCTGACGGGCCGCAGAGCTCTGATCACCGGCGGTGACAGCGGTATCGGGCGGGCAGTCGCCATCGCTTTTGCCCGCGAGGGAGCCGATGTCGCCATCAACTATCTGCCCGCCGAAGAGAGCGACGCTCGCGAGGTGGTGGCCCTGATCCGGGCGGCGGGGCGCAAAGCGGTGGCGATTCCCGGCGATATCCGCAGCGAAGCCTTCTGTCAGCAACTGGTGGCGCAGGCGGCGCGTGAACTGGGCGGCCTGGATATCCTGGTCAACAACGCCGCCCGGCAGCACTCTGTCGATTCGATTCTCGATCTGACCACCGAGCAGTTCGACTGGACGCTCAAGACAAATCTGTACGCGATGTTCTGGATCACCAAGGCGGCCCTGCCCCACTTTCAGCCGGGAGCCGCCATCATCAATACCGCCTCCGAGCAGGCTTACGATCCGTCGCCCAATCTGCTCGACTACGCCCAGACCAAGGCCGCCATCGTCAATTTCAGCAAGTCGCTGGCACGGCAACTCGCGCACCGGGGAATTCGCGTCAATGCCGTGGCCCCCGGCCCGATCTGGACACCTCTACAGCCGAGCGGCGGTCAGAAGCCCGACAAACTGCCGACCTTCGGGGCTGATACGCCGATGGGTCGCCCCGGTCAACCCGCAGAGCTGGCCCCGGCCTATGTGACGCTGGCCTCTCAGGAATCGAGTTACGCCACCGGGCAGGTCTACGGCGTCAACGGCGGAAACGCGCTGCCCTGA
- the mdlC gene encoding benzoylformate decarboxylase, with protein sequence MPTVREATYALLRELGLTTIFGNPGSTEEPFLKDFPADFRYVLALQEASAVGMADGFAQGTGRPALVNLHTAPGVGNAMGNIITASRNKTPLIITAGQQTRQMLLMEAFLSNVRATELPLPHVKWSYEPVRAQDVPAAFMRAYAEAVQAPAGPVFLSLPLDDWEAEAEGTATLRTVSKRSAPDPERLEQVAQAIRGSRSPALIMGAGIDRSGGWSAGVALAEQLGCAVYAAPIAERLGFPTSHRQYRGPLPFAIAPLSRALAEHDLVIVVGAEVFRYYPYVPGDYLSAGTRLWQLTDDPAEAARAPVGDSVIGDARLCLEGLSALLTDFQPPWKRVERPERPAASSAPPAPSSGLLSAAELFAAVAQVRPADALVVQEVPSSIPALMRNFAFDQPGSYFTMASGGLGFGLPAAVGLALAEAQSGRQRPVLAFIGDGSLHYSVQALYTAAQHNLKVIVVVPRNGEYTILKMFARQEDTPGVPGLDLPGLDAPMIARGYGVQAQRAETAEDVRAALSAALEHGGPTLIEVPIRPEAGKLMG encoded by the coding sequence ATGCCGACCGTCCGTGAGGCCACCTATGCCCTGCTGCGAGAGCTGGGGCTGACCACCATCTTCGGCAACCCAGGCTCGACCGAGGAGCCGTTTCTCAAGGACTTTCCTGCCGATTTCCGGTACGTGCTGGCGTTGCAGGAGGCCAGCGCAGTTGGAATGGCCGACGGCTTCGCGCAGGGCACCGGACGTCCGGCCCTGGTGAATCTGCATACCGCGCCCGGCGTGGGCAACGCGATGGGCAACATCATCACCGCGTCCCGCAACAAGACGCCGCTGATCATCACGGCGGGCCAGCAGACCCGGCAGATGCTCCTGATGGAAGCCTTTCTGAGCAACGTGCGGGCCACCGAACTGCCGCTGCCGCACGTGAAATGGAGTTACGAACCGGTCCGCGCCCAGGATGTGCCCGCCGCGTTTATGAGGGCCTATGCCGAGGCGGTGCAGGCTCCGGCAGGCCCGGTGTTTCTGTCGCTGCCCCTCGACGACTGGGAGGCCGAAGCCGAGGGAACAGCCACGTTACGAACGGTGTCGAAGCGCAGCGCCCCCGACCCGGAGCGGCTGGAACAGGTAGCACAGGCCATCCGGGGCAGCCGCTCGCCCGCCCTGATCATGGGGGCGGGCATAGACCGCAGCGGCGGCTGGAGCGCGGGCGTGGCGCTGGCCGAACAGCTCGGCTGCGCCGTGTACGCCGCGCCCATTGCCGAGCGCCTGGGCTTTCCGACCTCGCATCGCCAGTACCGGGGGCCGCTGCCCTTTGCCATCGCCCCGCTCAGCCGCGCCCTGGCCGAACATGATCTGGTGATCGTGGTGGGGGCGGAGGTGTTCCGCTATTACCCGTATGTGCCGGGCGACTACCTGAGCGCTGGTACGCGGCTGTGGCAGCTCACCGACGACCCCGCCGAGGCAGCCCGCGCCCCGGTGGGTGACAGTGTGATCGGAGACGCCCGGCTGTGTCTGGAGGGGCTGAGTGCGCTGCTGACCGATTTCCAGCCACCCTGGAAGCGGGTCGAGCGGCCTGAGCGCCCAGCCGCTTCCTCTGCGCCGCCCGCCCCCTCCTCCGGCCTGCTGAGTGCGGCAGAGCTGTTCGCCGCCGTGGCACAGGTGCGCCCAGCCGACGCGCTCGTGGTGCAGGAGGTTCCGAGCAGCATTCCGGCGCTGATGCGGAATTTCGCCTTCGATCAGCCCGGCAGCTATTTCACGATGGCGAGCGGTGGCCTGGGCTTCGGACTGCCCGCCGCCGTCGGTCTGGCACTGGCCGAGGCGCAGTCGGGGCGTCAGCGCCCGGTGCTGGCCTTTATCGGAGACGGCTCGCTGCACTACAGCGTGCAGGCGCTCTACACGGCGGCCCAGCACAATCTGAAGGTCATTGTCGTCGTGCCGCGCAACGGCGAATACACCATCCTGAAGATGTTCGCCCGGCAGGAAGACACGCCGGGCGTTCCCGGCCTCGATCTGCCGGGGCTGGACGCGCCGATGATCGCACGTGGGTACGGCGTACAGGCCCAGCGGGCCGAGACCGCCGAGGACGTGCGGGCCGCCCTGTCAGCCGCGCTCGAACACGGCGGCCCGACCCTGATCGAAGTGCCGATCCGGCCCGAAGCGGGCAAACTGATGGGCTGA
- a CDS encoding SDR family oxidoreductase yields MKILFIGGTGIISSASTQLAVERGLDVYLLNRGQSSRAVPEGVHVLHGDVRDPDSLRTALGDHTFDAVVNWVAFTPEHIEADLAAFRGRTRQYVFISSASAYQTPPASLPVVESTPLSNPFWQYSRDKIACEERLTRAYREEGFPVTIVRPSHTYDRTLLPMDGGYTVVNRMRQGKRVIVHGDGTSLWILTHHQDFARGFVPLLGNPHALGEVFHITSDELLSWNQIFEAVAQAAGTKADIVHLPSDMIAAADPRWGAGLLGDKSHSMIFDNSKIKRFVPDFCATIPFFRGAQEIMAWYDADPSRHVVNAALDQTMDELLAAYDRAAPTPAGS; encoded by the coding sequence ATGAAAATCCTGTTTATCGGCGGCACCGGCATCATCAGTTCGGCCTCGACACAACTGGCGGTCGAGCGCGGTCTGGACGTGTATCTGCTCAACCGGGGCCAGTCGTCCAGAGCGGTGCCGGAAGGTGTTCATGTGCTGCACGGCGATGTGCGCGACCCCGACTCCCTGCGTACAGCGCTGGGCGATCACACGTTCGACGCGGTGGTGAACTGGGTCGCCTTCACGCCGGAACACATCGAAGCCGACCTCGCCGCCTTCCGGGGCCGTACTCGGCAATACGTGTTCATCAGCTCGGCCTCGGCGTACCAGACTCCGCCTGCCAGCCTGCCGGTGGTGGAATCGACGCCGCTTTCCAATCCGTTCTGGCAGTATTCCCGTGACAAGATCGCCTGTGAGGAGCGCCTGACGCGGGCCTACCGCGAAGAGGGCTTTCCCGTCACCATCGTGCGGCCCTCGCACACCTACGACCGCACGCTGCTGCCGATGGACGGCGGCTATACCGTCGTGAACCGCATGCGCCAGGGCAAGCGGGTGATCGTCCACGGCGACGGCACCTCGCTGTGGATTCTGACCCACCATCAGGATTTCGCACGGGGCTTCGTGCCGCTGCTGGGCAATCCGCACGCGCTGGGCGAGGTCTTCCACATCACCAGCGACGAACTGCTGAGCTGGAATCAGATCTTTGAAGCGGTCGCGCAGGCCGCCGGTACGAAGGCCGACATCGTGCATCTGCCGTCCGACATGATCGCCGCTGCCGATCCGCGCTGGGGTGCGGGCCTGCTGGGTGACAAGTCTCACAGCATGATCTTCGACAACAGCAAGATCAAGCGCTTCGTGCCAGACTTCTGCGCCACCATTCCCTTTTTCCGGGGTGCTCAGGAAATCATGGCGTGGTACGACGCCGACCCTTCGCGGCATGTCGTGAATGCAGCGCTCGATCAGACGATGGATGAGCTGCTCGCCGCCTACGACCGGGCCGCCCCCACGCCTGCCGGAAGCTGA
- the dgoD gene encoding galactonate dehydratase, with amino-acid sequence MKIERIETFFVPPRWLFVRVETQGGAVGWGEASLEGHAEAVDGVFEALRDRFLGQDARRIEDIWQIAYRGGFYRGGPVLMSALSGLDQALWDIKGRTLGVPVWELLGGQVRQQVQAYAWIGGDRPDQVAEAAQQRRLQGFRAVKMNATAELGWLDSPSALDGVIERVSAAQQEGLDVALDFHGRVHRPMARQLLRRLEALRLLFIEEPLLCEHPEALLGLAAHGGTPIALGERLYSRWDFKGFLASGTVDLIQPDLSHAGGISEGRRIAAMAEAYDVAVAPHCPLGPLALAACLQLAGCTPNVVLQEVSLGIHYNETHDLLTFVKNPEVLTPLDGQLQIPTGPGLGIEIDEAAVREVHRDRHRWRNPVWRTPNGTLAEW; translated from the coding sequence ATGAAGATCGAACGCATCGAAACGTTTTTTGTGCCGCCGCGCTGGCTGTTTGTGCGGGTCGAAACGCAGGGCGGCGCCGTCGGCTGGGGCGAGGCCAGTCTGGAAGGCCATGCAGAGGCGGTGGACGGCGTGTTCGAGGCGCTGCGCGACCGCTTTCTGGGCCAGGACGCCCGCCGCATCGAAGATATCTGGCAGATCGCGTACCGGGGCGGCTTCTACCGGGGCGGCCCGGTGCTGATGTCGGCGCTGAGCGGGCTGGATCAGGCGCTCTGGGACATCAAGGGGCGGACGCTGGGCGTGCCGGTCTGGGAACTGCTGGGCGGACAGGTACGTCAGCAGGTACAGGCGTATGCCTGGATCGGCGGCGACCGGCCCGATCAGGTGGCCGAGGCCGCCCAGCAGCGGCGCTTACAGGGGTTCCGGGCCGTCAAGATGAACGCCACCGCCGAACTCGGCTGGCTGGACAGTCCATCGGCGCTGGACGGCGTGATAGAGCGGGTGAGCGCGGCGCAGCAGGAGGGGCTGGATGTAGCGCTCGACTTTCACGGACGGGTGCATCGCCCGATGGCCCGCCAGCTGCTGCGGCGGCTCGAAGCGCTGCGGCTGCTGTTCATCGAGGAACCGCTGCTGTGCGAGCACCCCGAGGCCCTGCTGGGACTGGCCGCACACGGCGGCACCCCCATCGCCCTGGGCGAGCGGCTGTATTCGCGCTGGGATTTCAAGGGTTTTCTGGCAAGCGGCACAGTCGATCTTATTCAGCCGGATCTGTCGCACGCCGGGGGTATCAGCGAGGGGCGGCGCATCGCGGCGATGGCCGAGGCCTACGACGTGGCGGTGGCTCCTCATTGCCCGCTGGGGCCGCTTGCACTGGCGGCCTGCCTGCAACTGGCGGGCTGCACGCCCAACGTGGTGTTACAGGAAGTGTCGCTGGGCATTCACTACAACGAGACACACGACCTGCTGACCTTCGTGAAGAATCCGGAAGTGCTCACGCCGCTCGACGGGCAGCTTCAGATTCCTACCGGGCCAGGACTGGGCATCGAGATCGACGAGGCGGCGGTGCGCGAGGTTCACCGCGATCGCCACCGCTGGCGCAATCCGGTATGGCGCACGCCAAACGGCACGCTGGCCGAGTGGTGA
- a CDS encoding 2-dehydro-3-deoxygalactonokinase, with the protein MKEAVAALLTQARQHTPVSEVVCSGMITSNVGLLEVPHLLAPAGLRELGRGVQRADFEEFAAPCYFIPGVLTRPEPLDWNTLHLADVLRGEEVEVLGLREVLSLGAASVLHLGSHPKRIELDAAGRLTGSRTVLSGELAAAVAEQTVLSGSVLPPQDWSEISDVYWQRGLDAARAHGVGRALFMIRLGHLLLRASPGDLSAYLLGLVSALTLDLLTPAQRWPLVLYGPPQLARLLANEARALGWPDVQIADPALTLRATLLGAQRILAAHLEQRYG; encoded by the coding sequence CTGAAGGAAGCGGTCGCGGCCCTGCTGACCCAGGCGCGTCAGCACACACCGGTGAGCGAGGTGGTGTGTTCGGGCATGATCACCTCCAACGTCGGGCTGCTGGAGGTGCCGCACCTGCTGGCCCCCGCCGGGCTGCGCGAACTGGGCCGGGGCGTGCAGCGGGCCGATTTCGAGGAGTTCGCCGCGCCCTGCTACTTCATTCCCGGCGTGCTGACGCGCCCGGAACCCCTCGACTGGAACACGCTGCACCTGGCCGACGTGCTGCGCGGCGAGGAAGTCGAGGTGCTGGGGTTGCGCGAAGTGCTATCGCTGGGCGCGGCGTCGGTCCTTCACCTCGGCTCCCACCCGAAGCGGATCGAGCTGGACGCAGCGGGCCGCCTGACGGGGTCGCGCACGGTGCTGAGCGGCGAACTGGCCGCCGCCGTGGCGGAACAGACGGTGCTGTCGGGAAGCGTGCTGCCCCCGCAGGACTGGTCGGAGATTTCCGACGTGTACTGGCAGCGCGGGCTGGACGCGGCGCGGGCGCACGGCGTCGGCCGCGCCCTGTTCATGATCCGGCTGGGGCACCTGCTGCTGAGGGCCAGTCCCGGCGACCTGAGCGCCTACCTGCTGGGCCTGGTCTCGGCGCTGACGCTGGACCTGCTGACACCCGCCCAGCGCTGGCCGCTGGTGCTCTACGGCCCGCCACAGTTGGCGCGGCTGCTGGCGAACGAGGCCCGCGCCCTCGGCTGGCCCGACGTGCAGATTGCCGACCCCGCCCTGACGCTGCGGGCCACGCTGCTGGGTGCCCAGCGCATCTTGGCGGCGCATCTGGAGCAGCGATATGGCTGA
- a CDS encoding bifunctional 4-hydroxy-2-oxoglutarate aldolase/2-dehydro-3-deoxy-phosphogluconate aldolase, giving the protein MAEPSLRTLLAAHPVLAILRGVPARHAPHLADALYRAGIRMLEVALSDELGLEALKAVQRAHPGAFTLGAGTVVTLERARAAQEAGATFLLTPHLVPEVNVYAVQHGLGLISGAMTPTEIMAARAQGSEVVKLFPAGPLGPAYLRDLLGPYPDLALLAVGGVSARNAAEFMQAGAVGVGVGSYLTATDWNTPDFTLLGQRAAELLATLRNA; this is encoded by the coding sequence ATGGCTGAACCGTCGCTGCGGACCCTGCTGGCCGCCCATCCGGTGCTGGCGATCCTGCGCGGGGTGCCGGCCCGCCACGCCCCGCATCTGGCCGACGCACTGTACCGGGCTGGCATCCGGATGCTGGAGGTCGCGCTCAGCGACGAACTCGGCCTGGAGGCACTGAAGGCCGTGCAAAGGGCACATCCGGGGGCGTTTACGCTGGGGGCGGGTACCGTCGTGACGCTGGAGCGGGCGAGGGCAGCGCAGGAAGCCGGAGCCACATTCCTGCTCACACCGCATCTGGTGCCCGAAGTCAATGTCTACGCCGTGCAGCACGGCCTGGGCCTGATCTCCGGGGCCATGACGCCCACCGAGATCATGGCGGCGCGTGCCCAGGGCAGCGAGGTCGTCAAACTCTTTCCGGCAGGCCCGCTGGGGCCAGCGTATCTCCGCGATCTGCTCGGCCCCTACCCCGATCTGGCGCTGCTGGCCGTCGGCGGCGTCAGCGCCCGCAATGCCGCCGAGTTCATGCAGGCGGGTGCGGTGGGCGTCGGCGTCGGAAGTTACCTGACCGCCACCGACTGGAATACCCCCGATTTCACTCTGCTGGGCCAGCGGGCTGCCGAGCTGCTGGCAACACTGAGAAACGCCTGA
- a CDS encoding sugar-binding domain-containing protein, giving the protein MYPRPLLKRAHWRSLDGSWQFAYSAATEAQQVTFDQQIEVPYAPETPRSGVHDEGFHAVLWYQQTFTLSADDLPGEHERLLLHFGAVDWACRVWINGQPAAEHQGGYTPFELDVTPLLAGADLTITVRVEDDPHDLHQPRGKQDWQAQPHVIWYPRTSGIWQSVWLEKVPAVRLHHLRCTPDLTNFALKLDVETTEAATPSCCGAP; this is encoded by the coding sequence ATGTATCCCCGACCCCTGCTCAAGCGTGCCCACTGGCGCAGTCTCGACGGTTCCTGGCAGTTCGCGTACTCGGCGGCCACCGAGGCCCAGCAGGTGACCTTCGATCAGCAGATCGAGGTGCCCTATGCGCCCGAAACGCCCCGCAGCGGCGTGCATGACGAGGGCTTTCATGCGGTGCTGTGGTATCAGCAGACCTTCACGCTCAGCGCCGACGACCTGCCGGGCGAGCACGAACGCCTGCTGCTGCACTTCGGGGCGGTGGACTGGGCCTGCCGGGTCTGGATCAACGGGCAGCCTGCCGCCGAGCATCAGGGCGGGTACACACCCTTTGAACTGGACGTGACGCCGCTGCTGGCGGGCGCAGACCTGACCATCACGGTGCGTGTGGAAGACGATCCGCACGACCTCCATCAGCCGCGTGGCAAGCAGGACTGGCAGGCCCAGCCGCACGTCATCTGGTATCCGCGCACCAGCGGCATCTGGCAGAGCGTGTGGCTGGAAAAGGTGCCCGCCGTGCGCCTGCATCACCTGCGTTGCACACCCGACCTGACCAACTTTGCCCTGAAACTGGACGTGGAGACGACCGAAGCGGCGACCCCCTCCTGCTGCGGAGCACCGTGA
- a CDS encoding glycoside hydrolase family 2 TIM barrel-domain containing protein, with translation MTWRGQVMFGGTTRLSSTHAALTLNLPDPGFNDLRVDYLWSPEHPQLLGLMLELCSDDGSVLDTVQSYTAMRSVEVSHGRFQLNGHPYPLRLVLDQGYWKGGGLSATDEELRRDVELTKQLGFNGARKHQKIEDPRYLYWADTLGLLVWEELPSAYAYSPRSVERLTQTWTAAIRRDASHPCIVAWVPFNESWGVTDLARDRRHRDLVKALYHLTHALDGSRPVIGNDGWEHTVTDIFSIHDYTADPDVIRARYTTAQGVQQALQSFWPAGRQLALSDYTQQDQPIMLTEFGGIAYFTDGGDGWGYSTANDAQSFLESYQALMAGVHSAHLLSGFCYTQLTDTYQERNGLLDMNRRPKANLSALAAATLGRPAEHTPSVDASGYNARWRLLHPEDEAAAQQDL, from the coding sequence GTGACGTGGCGCGGTCAGGTGATGTTCGGCGGCACGACCCGCCTGAGCAGCACCCACGCGGCGCTGACCCTCAATCTGCCCGATCCCGGCTTCAACGATCTGCGCGTCGATTACCTGTGGTCGCCCGAGCACCCGCAACTGCTCGGCCTGATGCTGGAACTGTGCAGCGACGATGGCAGCGTGCTCGATACCGTGCAGAGCTATACGGCGATGCGCTCGGTCGAGGTCAGTCACGGCAGATTTCAGCTCAACGGGCACCCGTATCCTCTGCGGCTGGTGCTCGATCAGGGCTACTGGAAGGGCGGCGGCCTGAGCGCCACCGACGAAGAATTGCGGCGCGACGTGGAACTGACCAAACAGCTGGGCTTCAACGGTGCGCGGAAACATCAGAAGATCGAAGACCCGCGCTACCTGTACTGGGCCGACACCCTGGGGCTGCTGGTGTGGGAAGAACTGCCCAGCGCTTACGCCTACTCGCCGCGCAGCGTGGAGCGCCTGACCCAGACCTGGACAGCCGCCATTCGCCGTGACGCCTCTCACCCGTGCATCGTGGCGTGGGTGCCGTTCAACGAGTCGTGGGGCGTGACCGATCTGGCCCGCGACAGACGCCACCGCGACCTCGTGAAAGCGCTCTACCACCTGACGCACGCCCTCGACGGCAGCCGCCCGGTCATCGGCAACGACGGCTGGGAGCACACCGTCACCGACATCTTCAGCATTCACGACTACACCGCCGATCCGGATGTCATCCGGGCGCGTTACACCACCGCGCAGGGCGTTCAGCAGGCGCTCCAGAGCTTCTGGCCCGCCGGGCGGCAACTGGCGCTCTCAGATTACACGCAGCAGGACCAGCCGATCATGCTGACCGAGTTCGGCGGCATCGCCTACTTCACGGACGGCGGCGATGGCTGGGGCTACAGCACCGCCAACGACGCCCAGAGTTTCCTGGAGAGCTATCAGGCGCTGATGGCAGGTGTCCACAGCGCTCATCTGCTGTCAGGCTTCTGTTACACCCAGCTCACCGACACCTATCAGGAGCGAAACGGGCTGCTCGACATGAACCGCCGTCCCAAGGCCAACCTGAGCGCCCTGGCTGCCGCCACGCTGGGCCGACCCGCCGAACATACGCCCTCGGTTGACGCTTCTGGCTACAACGCCCGCTGGCGGCTGCTCCACCCGGAAGACGAGGCAGCCGCCCAGCAGGACCTATGA
- a CDS encoding glycoside hydrolase family 43 protein, translating to MNRVLKVRALLAALLTSGTLLLPSGTLAGGSGAPVAAATFKNPVLDINFPDPFILKAGNVYHAYATNGVNGNVQHAESRDLTHWKVVGDALPTLPDWAQPGLTWAPEVSHLGGKYQLYFTARDLDSDKQCVGVAVSGSPAGPFTPAGRGPIVCQVSEGGSIDPSPFVDSGGAAYLLWKNDGNCCGLPTRLYLQKLSADGLHLTGKPNILIQNDQAWEGRVVEAPTLHKQGGVYYLLYSGGAYDSSGYAVGYATSTKVGGPYRQATENPVLVSRGVVAGPGHQSVFSDAGGQTWLVYHAWTNGLIGDSLGYRSMRLDRVTFSSGRVKVSGPTTTPQPAPRP from the coding sequence ATGAACCGCGTTCTCAAGGTCCGGGCGCTGCTGGCCGCACTCCTGACCTCAGGAACGCTCCTGCTGCCCTCCGGAACCCTGGCGGGCGGCTCCGGTGCGCCTGTCGCTGCTGCCACCTTCAAGAATCCTGTGCTGGATATCAATTTCCCCGATCCCTTCATCCTGAAGGCTGGAAACGTCTATCACGCCTATGCCACCAACGGCGTGAACGGCAACGTGCAGCACGCCGAGAGCCGCGACCTGACTCACTGGAAGGTGGTGGGCGACGCCCTGCCGACCCTGCCCGACTGGGCGCAGCCGGGACTGACCTGGGCACCTGAAGTCTCGCATCTGGGCGGAAAGTATCAGCTGTATTTCACCGCCCGCGACCTGGACAGCGACAAGCAGTGCGTCGGCGTGGCGGTGTCGGGCAGTCCGGCAGGCCCCTTTACCCCGGCAGGCCGTGGCCCCATCGTGTGTCAGGTCAGCGAGGGTGGCAGCATCGACCCCAGCCCCTTCGTGGACAGCGGCGGCGCGGCGTACCTGCTGTGGAAGAACGACGGCAACTGCTGCGGACTGCCCACCCGCCTGTATCTTCAGAAGCTCAGCGCCGATGGCCTGCACCTGACCGGCAAGCCGAACATCCTGATTCAGAACGATCAGGCGTGGGAAGGCCGCGTGGTGGAAGCCCCGACGCTGCACAAGCAGGGCGGCGTGTACTACCTGCTGTACTCGGGCGGCGCCTACGACAGCAGCGGCTACGCGGTGGGCTACGCGACCAGTACGAAGGTGGGCGGGCCATACCGTCAGGCCACCGAAAATCCGGTGCTGGTCAGCAGGGGTGTGGTGGCCGGGCCGGGGCATCAGTCGGTGTTCAGCGATGCGGGCGGGCAGACGTGGCTGGTGTATCACGCCTGGACGAACGGCCTGATCGGGGATTCGCTCGGCTACCGCAGCATGCGGCTCGACCGCGTGACCTTCAGCAGCGGCAGGGTCAAGGTGAGTGGCCCGACCACCACGCCGCAGCCCGCGCCCAGGCCATGA
- a CDS encoding M23 family metallopeptidase encodes MRVLFAVALLFSVTAAAAAAPLCQPEPRESPAREAKWNADLARLSTLSRSLPARPDTRLLMPVTGVRVSQVADTWNAARPGNLKHAGQDIFAPRGTAVRSATSGVVWLTGSSARGGTWVYVLGAGGRRYYYAHLLRIASGLREGQRVTTSTVLGQVGTTGDAETTPPHLHFAVFDRYASTAPCRFPALDPLPLLRNR; translated from the coding sequence ATGCGTGTCCTGTTCGCTGTTGCCCTGCTGTTCAGTGTGACCGCCGCCGCCGCCGCTGCCCCGCTGTGCCAGCCGGAACCCCGTGAAAGTCCTGCCCGCGAGGCCAAATGGAACGCCGACCTCGCGCGGCTGTCCACTCTGTCGCGCTCGCTGCCTGCGCGCCCCGACACCCGCCTGCTGATGCCGGTGACGGGCGTGCGGGTATCACAGGTGGCCGATACCTGGAACGCGGCGCGTCCAGGCAACCTCAAACATGCCGGGCAGGACATCTTCGCGCCGCGCGGAACGGCTGTGCGCTCTGCTACCAGCGGCGTGGTGTGGCTGACCGGGTCCAGTGCTCGTGGCGGCACCTGGGTCTATGTGCTGGGCGCGGGCGGGCGACGCTACTACTACGCGCATCTGCTGCGAATCGCCAGCGGTCTGCGCGAAGGCCAGCGCGTGACCACCTCCACCGTGCTAGGGCAGGTCGGCACCACCGGAGACGCCGAGACCACGCCTCCGCACCTGCATTTCGCGGTGTTCGACCGGTATGCCAGCACTGCGCCCTGCCGCTTTCCCGCCCTCGATCCGCTGCCGCTCCTGAGAAACCGCTGA
- a CDS encoding SDR family NAD(P)-dependent oxidoreductase, which produces MNIDLRGHLALVTGGTGQLGRVMCRTLAECGADVAVHYHRGAQKAGELVAEMQAQGVRAMAVQGDVTSEADIRAMREAVGAQLGAPDIVVNNAVIQYAWTTVLQQDVADYEGQFRSSVLQNVLMAQAFVPAMIERGGGRIIGINTECAMQNAPTQSAYVAGKRGMDGVLRVLAREIGPHQITVNQVAPGWMISEDVPDDEQAAAYREGVPLRRRGTAQDIANMVAFLASDLAAFVSGQYISVSGGNVMPTI; this is translated from the coding sequence ATGAATATCGATCTGCGCGGCCATCTGGCACTCGTGACCGGGGGAACAGGACAGCTGGGCCGTGTGATGTGCCGCACGCTGGCTGAGTGTGGCGCAGATGTGGCAGTCCACTATCACCGGGGCGCTCAGAAGGCCGGAGAACTGGTGGCCGAGATGCAGGCGCAGGGTGTGCGGGCGATGGCGGTCCAGGGCGACGTGACCTCCGAAGCCGATATCCGGGCGATGCGCGAAGCTGTCGGCGCTCAGCTCGGTGCGCCCGATATCGTGGTCAACAACGCCGTCATCCAGTACGCCTGGACGACCGTGCTGCAACAGGACGTTGCCGACTACGAGGGCCAGTTTCGTTCCAGCGTGCTGCAAAACGTCCTGATGGCGCAGGCGTTCGTGCCCGCCATGATCGAGCGGGGCGGAGGCCGCATCATCGGCATCAATACCGAGTGCGCCATGCAGAATGCCCCGACCCAGAGCGCCTACGTGGCGGGCAAGCGCGGCATGGACGGCGTGCTGCGCGTGCTGGCCCGCGAGATCGGCCCGCATCAGATCACCGTGAATCAGGTGGCTCCCGGCTGGATGATCAGCGAGGACGTGCCGGACGACGAGCAGGCCGCCGCGTACCGTGAAGGCGTTCCGCTGAGGCGGCGCGGTACGGCCCAGGACATCGCCAACATGGTCGCGTTCCTGGCCTCCGATCTGGCTGCCTTCGTGTCGGGGCAGTACATCTCGGTGTCGGGTGGAAATGTCATGCCCACCATCTGA